The Panulirus ornatus isolate Po-2019 chromosome 19, ASM3632096v1, whole genome shotgun sequence genome includes the window tccacagagcatctctatcaactctatcatatgccttctccagatccataaatgctacatacaaatccatttgcttttctaagtatttctcacatacattcttcaaagcaaacacctgatccacacatcctctaccacttctgaaaccacactgctcttccccaatctatatatatatatatatatatatatatgtatccctggggataggggagaaagaatacttcccacgtattccctgcgtgttgtagaaggcgactaaaaggggagggagcgggtggctggaaatcctcctctctcttttttttcaattttccaaaagaagtaacagagaagggggccaggtgaggatattccctcaaaggcccagtcctctgttcttgacgctacctcgctaatgcgggaaatggcgaatagtacgaaagaaaagaaagatatatatatatatatatatatatatatatatatatatatatatatatatatatatattgtacacttACATATATGTTAAACATAATTTTTTCCCATTCCAGTACCTTGGTGAGACAGAAGAGTTAAGGGGCCGCACTGTCCAGGAAGAGAATGACTATGTGACGATACCATTGTTGCTTCACAGCTCCTTGATGAACCTGGTGTTGGTGCCAACTCAGACActcccactgaccatctttcacCCTTTACATGTTTCTATGTTGCGGAATGTTATTGCCAAGGACCGTACTTTTGGCATTGTTCATTCAAAGTAAGAATTATTGTTTTTCTTGTGAAACAGGGAGGTCCATAGTGCAGGGTCACTGTACTACCTTCAGAACTTTAAGGGTCAGGAACAAAGGCCCATTAGTGTTGACAAAAGATTATTCAGAATGGCACTTTGGACCAAAACATTTTGTAAGAGCAGTAGGTTAATGAAGAATCAGATCATAGTGAGAGGGCGGTCAATGCTAGTTTAAAGAAAAATGGCTTAATCAGGTATTAGCAGTATTAGATGTGATGACCTCATGAGTGAGAGGGGATTCTATATTCTAAATCCTACACAAATGTACATGACAGCAGAACAGCAACATTTTAACTCTCTGATGTTATGTAGATTAATCATGTAGTTTAGAAACTACTTTATATTTGGTCTTGGTCACTCCTGAAAGTAAACCACATTGTGCTTTTATGATGATTTAGTAACTTAAAATTTTgcagttgagagtgaatgtgaataaaagcaagttattaggttcaccagggttgagagacaagttagttagggtgtaagttttgatggagaaaaagtgtaggaaattAAGCGTTTTAGGTGAATGGGAATGGACTtgtcagcgaatggaatcatggaagtggatagtcatagggtagggtaggagcactgaagaatgtgtggaaaagagagaacatttatatggaagggcaaaaatgggtatgcctgGAGGAGTAGTAGTCGCAATGATATTATGGATTcaaagcatgggttatagataaggctatATATAGAggaggtgtgttggaaatgaaatgtttgatcgagcaagtaatgtaagggtaagagagatatgtgataataaaagaagtttggttgagagagtagaagagggtgtgctgaaatggtttggacatatggagagaatgagtgaggaaaggttgacagagggggtatatgtgtcagaagtggaggggacaaggagaacagggagaccaaactggagatggaaggatggagtaaaaaaaaaagattttgagtgatcgaagcttgaacgtgtaggagggtgaaaggcatgcatgggttagagtgaattggaaggatgtggtatactggggtcaacattctgtcagtggactgaaccagggcatgtgaagcatctggggtaaaccttggaaaggtttgtggggcctggatgtggatagggagctatggtttcgaagcattacacatgacagctattgaatggatgtgagtgaatgtggcctttcttcatctgttccttttgctaccttgctagtgtgggaaatggcgacCAAGTATTAAAATTAAGAAATACCATGAAGATGCAAATGATGATGAAGAGGTTTTGGTATATATAGTgtttagtaatgataatgtgttTAGATATGATATAGAATTTGTAAAGTCTAAGTTTGAATTATGGAGGGACAGGTAATAGATTGGTTACAAGGACTCTTATTTTTGGATGAGGATGTGAGAATGGAAGATAAGATATTATAGAGTTCTTTAGCTTTGACCAAGGGAAATTAATGAGAGGAAAGAATGTGAGCCATCAAGTGTGATAAGTTTGTGAGGAGTGTATGTTTTCAAATCATGGGTATATAACAATACTGTAAAATAGATGATGGAATGAAAGATCAGACAAATTTGAGAAAAGCAGATGTCAGTAAATCATAGATGTATGATAATTGTTTTGATGAATTATGGTGGAGTCATGATCTGTAATAATTATGTGGGAGGAATGTATATAGGGAGAATGACTTCAGTGTATTTGAATTAAATGAATTAAAAAGTTATAGAGGTGGCATTCAAATTAGATTTGAGGACAAAGTGAAGAGCTTGAGCATGTGAGAGATGTCATTTTGGAGAAATATGTGGCAATGTGCCAGAATTGTTGAATGTGGGAGAAGCTATGCATTAGATACCCAGGTGCATGGCAAAATGAGGCTTAAAGGATGTAAATCTAAATTAGCTTGTAGTGAATAATATTTCCAGAATGTCTCAAGATGGAACCTCAGAGAAAGCCAGATATGGAACAACAGCAGAAATCTATGAATATCAAGAAGAAGAACTCACTGGAACATTGTCAATAAAAGCCAAAGGTCGCCAAAGATTTAAGGTTATGTCAACACGCCGAGAAACTACTGGGTTAGTATGTTAAAGATTAGAATTTGGGTGCTTGTAGTTCATGATAAAAGATAATCAGACATGATTTTACCTTTAATGTCAGGAGAGTGAATGCTGAATTGAGACCATTCACATGTCACTTCTACCATGTGTATTAAGAGTATTTTCTTGAACTAGGCTGATTGTAGCAAGAGTGCAGATTTTGCCTGAGATCCGGATGGGAAATCCATTTGAAATGATGCGTCTTCAATCCTTAGATAAGCTAACACTACCTCATCCCCCAGAGGCTAATGCTCACATTGCTCAAGCTCGTGACTTAGGTAAGAAATTAACGTGGACCAGTGAGTTTTGTAATAGTGAAgtaatgtttagaaaaaaaatagattttaatgCTATCAGGATGTTGCTGTACTATGGGTTGATGTGAAATAAGGTTGAATTTtgttaaaacatcattttaagGTTATGTACCCCAGACAGTTGATTCATGATGTTTAATGTCAAGTCAGGTACTCTTGAAATATCTCATGGCCTTTCTCTGTAGAGTCCTCATGGAGGGATAGGGTCATGTCTCTTTCTTAAGAGTGTGAACATGCTGGGCTGTTAGCTGACCCATGAATTTCAGATTGTAAAAATACCAGTTGTGCAAGACTTTCATATATGTGGACACTGGCTAAACTTTCTGTATCAGGGATTATGGTGAATCTTCTGTCAAAGCTCTCagtatcaacaaagcatttgatggtGTGTGGCATAAGGGTTTGCTTCCTAAGTTAACTTTTTGTAGTCTTTGTGTTTCCttctgttctctaatgcatagcTTTCTTTTTAATTCCATTGTGGTAGTCATTGATGGAGCAACTTCTCCCTCTTATCCTATCTTGTTTCAGTCCTTTCACCAACCTTCTGGATTAAACTGATACCCACCTTAAGCTTTTTTTAACATTGTGTTTAGAGGAGTTATTGTTGACCTATGCCTGGCAATTTACTGATCTTCATGGAGCTACCAAAGAATAGGCAATACACGTTTTTATAGCTTTGGAATTTTTGGTAACCCTTCAAACACCTGATTATTATGGCACTCAAGTTGAGAAGAGAAATGTGATTTTTATTCTTCATATTCATTTACAGATTTCCTTTTTCAGAGCAAGATATTACATACAGAATGTTTATCCAATGCTTTTTGAGCTGTTTCAATAGAAATTTTATTTTACTCTCATCTTAAAAAATACAGTGATTTTGAATGACATTTATCAATATGTAATATGTCATTTTACAGCTTTAGTTCGAACACCCAATTCCTGGCGTGTTAGGGGGCGAAATTCATGGTTGACCCCTTGGCCATTATGGGTGTACAATCAGTATGATGATTTGCTCTTGGCACAAAGAGTTGTGAATGAGATAAAAAGAAGTACCATGATTCAGCCAAACATGCTAAAGGTAAGTATGAAACCAGATTTTCTACTTGTGTAaacctattattattatctttgtaaATGTTAAAACATACTCTTTCATTGCCTCCACATGCTTTCATTCTTATGCAAGCTTACTTTCATGATATTGTTGAATGTGTACTCCTCTGACATATCATCGGacataattttatttatttttgtccaTACTATCAGTAACAGATATAATATCAGTTTTGTTAGATGTAATTTAGGTAAGGGTTTTTCTCTTATGACAAAATGTTAATTAAGGTCTATGTTTAATTATGTTCTTAGCTTATCAGTGTTGTGTTCATATGAgaatttttacatttttgatTTATGCTAAAATAACAAAGACATTATATTGTTTCTGATGAATGTACTGCTGCAGTTACTAAATTGATGTGACACTTCATTGTTTTTTCAGTATGCTATTCTTTTGAAGGTTTTGAGTTGATTTTTTGCTTGTCATGCAACTAAGATTGGAAATTGATTTGTCGCTTGTCAAATGCAACGAATCATTTAGAGCAGTTGCCTTGAATGCTTTAGTCCTTATGTATGGTTAGTATGACACTAACTGTTATTACattgatattttttatttattaagaATGTGGTCTACCTTGAAAAGactatttttatatttcttttattgcaGCTTCCATGTGATCCTCAAGATCTGTCACACTGGGCTACCATCAACCTTCCATTGGATGATACCCACCGTCTTGCTCTCTTAAGTTTAAATACTCCCACCCAGCGCCTTAGATACATTCTTTCTGTTCTCTCTAAGGTGAGACAATTGTCATATAGAACACTGAAAATAATTTTGGTATATGTTTTTTATGGTTCAGTCTATTTCTAGGGACTAATACTGTGCTATCTCTGTTCTGTGTTGGGGCATCAGTGAAaagtaagaacaccagtacatcCTAAAGTATAATATCCATTAACTTAATTAGGTCCTTTACATAATCACTTTGGATTTTGATAATTTTTAATGATATTGTTCCACTTCACACCTCAGCTTAAGTTTGAAGATGGTGAAGTGGGCATTCTGACCATGTTTCTTTGAAACTGAAATGTTTAGTTTGCTAATTCATAGCTCAAAACTTATTTCCTTTTCAGTTTGCTAATTTTGTCATAATTTGCGTGCAAGaataagaattattattatttattaattctAATTTTGCTTATCAcactatctgtatctctgacacctgttcccttcaggaactccctcaaggggttggtcATAGCAGAAGAGTCGTCATAAGTGGTGAACTCCATTACCAAtttttagcttttagtgcctcacccataacaagccactggcagagggcaactccagcgtgGTGTTTTCAGAGGCGCTAACTTAATGGGTTTATTGTgtgttccaacctattacttttatctaatgctcccaCCTGATATTgttacctactatttctacctaatggtaCTGTATAATGTTCCTACTTTCTAATTTTATCTATTCCTcctaccaaaaggcagggctaacacataaTGCTTACTGTAGGAAAAATCTAGAGTAACAAAGAATCATGTGAATTATGCGAgttaagtgttctcaagtgttatgtgatacatggagagattgtatgtttgtggacaatgccaGCTTATCACGCAATTATTCAAAGTAGAAATGCCCTTCTTATTTTTATGAGGATACTTAACCACAGTGACTTTCTTTTTTCAGTGCAAAATGTTAACGTGTACTCAGTGCACCAAAGTAATTGGGGACACTTCAGATATATTTTCTATGTCAGTGGAAGGACCTCAGGGAACATTTGTAAATCCTGGTGGATATGTCCATGAAATGCTGACCCTCAGTAAAGCTTCCAATCTTACTTACAAT containing:
- the ohgt gene encoding protein cereblon, whose amino-acid sequence is MADREERQLGRDVEEEMEAEVEGDRAGGVEQRRQEGRPEQQQEEEVGALAQAEAQGEEQDLVPMEEVLVDEDAVSWAEYESCEESDGPNGNGSGDEGCGEQYDTTLPSRHTYLGETEELRGRTVQEENDYVTIPLLLHSSLMNLVLVPTQTLPLTIFHPLHVSMLRNVIAKDRTFGIVHSKMSQDGTSEKARYGTTAEIYEYQEEELTGTLSIKAKGRQRFKVMSTRRETTGLIVARVQILPEIRMGNPFEMMRLQSLDKLTLPHPPEANAHIAQARDLALVRTPNSWRVRGRNSWLTPWPLWVYNQYDDLLLAQRVVNEIKRSTMIQPNMLKLPCDPQDLSHWATINLPLDDTHRLALLSLNTPTQRLRYILSVLSKCKMLTCTQCTKVIGDTSDIFSMSVEGPQGTFVNPGGYVHEMLTLSKASNLTYNVRPSTEHSWFPGYAWKIAKCSGCLCHVGWKFTATKRKLKPLKFYGLTRKAVKAKLVWDGDEGKMPHVI